From the genome of Malus domestica chromosome 04, GDT2T_hap1, one region includes:
- the LOC103433376 gene encoding uncharacterized protein isoform X2 yields the protein MNQGLWMAKGTGCLNKGEALYDNSSRIEPKRSHQWFMDGPEVLFPNKKQAVEVPHNNLYSGMLTANVSPWGNVPSFQSFSGHFTERLFDSETDRAVNFDERSIPSVGTEKMNLARKVSEDLFGNDYSFGLSMSNTLEDPRSSPNYGGFRKVKVSEVRDSENVMPVSIRQAYDQADNDAVLAAHAYKADDNSASTGLIYKKGDDNFISMSDTYSRADNGFISIGQPFNKGDESMSIGQSYKESNNTLSVRQTFNKSDNNIISIGQTYNNAEESTMSTGHFYNKGEESTISVGHAYSKGDNNMLSIGHSYDKRESTIISFGRCDDDDANTSAISGYELLMGQPFFKTEAVNERELGKSKSCVLVNIPHITAGNENVLKKKVEHKTSKKVPPNNFPSNVRSLLSTGMLDGVPVKYTAWSREKELQGVIKGSGYLCGCQSCNFSKVINAYEFERHADCKTKHPNNHIYFENGKTIYGIVQELRSTPQNMLFEVIQTITGSPINQKSFHLWKESFLAATRELQRIYGKEEGKQLS from the exons ATG AATCAGGGACTTTGGATGGCAAAGGGTACTGGGTGTTTAAACAAAGGTGAGGCGCTGTATGATAATTCTTCTAGAATTGAGCCTAAGCGTTCTCATCAGTGGTTCATGGATGGTCCTGAAGTACTGTTCCCCAACAAGAAACAGGCGGTTGAAGTTCCGCACAACAATCTGTATTCGGGAATGTTAACTGCAAATGTTTCTCCGTGGGGAAATGTTCCTAGTTTTCAATCATTCTCTGGCCATTTCACTGAAAGGCTATTTGATTCTGAAACAGACCGTGCTGTGAATTTTGATGAAAGGAGCATTCCGTCTGTTGGAACGGAAAAGATGAATTTGGCTAGAAAAGTTAGTGAGGATTTATTTGGGAATGACTACTCATTTGGTCTATCTATGTCCAATACACTAGAAGATCCTAGATCCAGTCCTAACTACGGTGGATTTAGAAAAGTCAAAGTTAGCGAGGTAAGGGACTCTGAGAATGTCATGCCTGTTTCAATCAGACAAGCTTATGATCAGGCAGATAATGATGCTGTGTTGGCGGCTCACGCTTACAAGGCTGACGACAACTCAGCATCCACGGGCCTCATTTATAAGAAGGGGGATGACAACTTCATATCCATGAGTGATACCTACAGCAGGGCAGATAACGGCTTCATTTCAATTGGGCAACCCTTTAACAAGGGGGATGAAAGCATGTCGATTGGTCAATCATACAAGGAGAGCAATAACACCCTATCAGTGCGTCAGACATTCAACAAAAGTGACAATAATATCATTTCTATCGGCCAAACCTACAACAACGCAGAGGAAAGTACCATGTCAACGGGTCATTTCTACAATAAAGGGGAAGAGAGTACTATATCCGTTGGTCATGCCTACAGCAAGGGTGACAACAATATGTTATCGATTGGTCACTCTTATGATAAGCGGGAGAGTACTATCATATCCTTTGGCAgatgtgatgatgatgatgcaaATACCTCTGCAATCTCTGGTTATGAGCTTCTGATGGGTCAACCTTTTTTTAAAACAGAAGCTGTGAATGAGAGAGAGTTGGGCAAATCAAAGTCCTGTGTACTTGTTAATATACCTCATATAACTGCTGGaaatgaaaatgttttgaaaaagaaaGTTGAACATAAAACGTCTAAGAAGGTTCCCCCGAACAACTTCCCATCAAATGTTCGAAGTTTACTGTCAACAGGTATGCTGGATGGAGTTCCTGTAAAATATACGGCCTGGTCACGGGAG aaggagCTGCAGGGTGTGATCAAAGGTTCTGGGTATCTATGTGGCTGTCAGTCGTGCAACTTCTCAAAG GTAATCAATGCATATGAATTTGAGCGTCACGCTGATTGCAAAACAAAACACCCGAATAATCACATATATTTTGAGAATGGCAAAACTATATATGGGATTGTTCAAGAGCTCAGGAGCACACCGCAGAACATGCTGTTTGAAGTTATTCAGACTATTACTGGTTCGCCTATCAATCAGAAATCCTTCCACCTTTGGAAAG AATCCTTTTTGGCAGCAACACGTGAACTTCAGCGTATATATGGCAAGGAAGAGGGAAAGCAACTTTCATGA
- the LOC103433376 gene encoding uncharacterized protein isoform X1, giving the protein MSFQNQGLWMAKGTGCLNKGEALYDNSSRIEPKRSHQWFMDGPEVLFPNKKQAVEVPHNNLYSGMLTANVSPWGNVPSFQSFSGHFTERLFDSETDRAVNFDERSIPSVGTEKMNLARKVSEDLFGNDYSFGLSMSNTLEDPRSSPNYGGFRKVKVSEVRDSENVMPVSIRQAYDQADNDAVLAAHAYKADDNSASTGLIYKKGDDNFISMSDTYSRADNGFISIGQPFNKGDESMSIGQSYKESNNTLSVRQTFNKSDNNIISIGQTYNNAEESTMSTGHFYNKGEESTISVGHAYSKGDNNMLSIGHSYDKRESTIISFGRCDDDDANTSAISGYELLMGQPFFKTEAVNERELGKSKSCVLVNIPHITAGNENVLKKKVEHKTSKKVPPNNFPSNVRSLLSTGMLDGVPVKYTAWSREKELQGVIKGSGYLCGCQSCNFSKVINAYEFERHADCKTKHPNNHIYFENGKTIYGIVQELRSTPQNMLFEVIQTITGSPINQKSFHLWKESFLAATRELQRIYGKEEGKQLS; this is encoded by the exons ATG TCTTTTCAGAATCAGGGACTTTGGATGGCAAAGGGTACTGGGTGTTTAAACAAAGGTGAGGCGCTGTATGATAATTCTTCTAGAATTGAGCCTAAGCGTTCTCATCAGTGGTTCATGGATGGTCCTGAAGTACTGTTCCCCAACAAGAAACAGGCGGTTGAAGTTCCGCACAACAATCTGTATTCGGGAATGTTAACTGCAAATGTTTCTCCGTGGGGAAATGTTCCTAGTTTTCAATCATTCTCTGGCCATTTCACTGAAAGGCTATTTGATTCTGAAACAGACCGTGCTGTGAATTTTGATGAAAGGAGCATTCCGTCTGTTGGAACGGAAAAGATGAATTTGGCTAGAAAAGTTAGTGAGGATTTATTTGGGAATGACTACTCATTTGGTCTATCTATGTCCAATACACTAGAAGATCCTAGATCCAGTCCTAACTACGGTGGATTTAGAAAAGTCAAAGTTAGCGAGGTAAGGGACTCTGAGAATGTCATGCCTGTTTCAATCAGACAAGCTTATGATCAGGCAGATAATGATGCTGTGTTGGCGGCTCACGCTTACAAGGCTGACGACAACTCAGCATCCACGGGCCTCATTTATAAGAAGGGGGATGACAACTTCATATCCATGAGTGATACCTACAGCAGGGCAGATAACGGCTTCATTTCAATTGGGCAACCCTTTAACAAGGGGGATGAAAGCATGTCGATTGGTCAATCATACAAGGAGAGCAATAACACCCTATCAGTGCGTCAGACATTCAACAAAAGTGACAATAATATCATTTCTATCGGCCAAACCTACAACAACGCAGAGGAAAGTACCATGTCAACGGGTCATTTCTACAATAAAGGGGAAGAGAGTACTATATCCGTTGGTCATGCCTACAGCAAGGGTGACAACAATATGTTATCGATTGGTCACTCTTATGATAAGCGGGAGAGTACTATCATATCCTTTGGCAgatgtgatgatgatgatgcaaATACCTCTGCAATCTCTGGTTATGAGCTTCTGATGGGTCAACCTTTTTTTAAAACAGAAGCTGTGAATGAGAGAGAGTTGGGCAAATCAAAGTCCTGTGTACTTGTTAATATACCTCATATAACTGCTGGaaatgaaaatgttttgaaaaagaaaGTTGAACATAAAACGTCTAAGAAGGTTCCCCCGAACAACTTCCCATCAAATGTTCGAAGTTTACTGTCAACAGGTATGCTGGATGGAGTTCCTGTAAAATATACGGCCTGGTCACGGGAG aaggagCTGCAGGGTGTGATCAAAGGTTCTGGGTATCTATGTGGCTGTCAGTCGTGCAACTTCTCAAAG GTAATCAATGCATATGAATTTGAGCGTCACGCTGATTGCAAAACAAAACACCCGAATAATCACATATATTTTGAGAATGGCAAAACTATATATGGGATTGTTCAAGAGCTCAGGAGCACACCGCAGAACATGCTGTTTGAAGTTATTCAGACTATTACTGGTTCGCCTATCAATCAGAAATCCTTCCACCTTTGGAAAG AATCCTTTTTGGCAGCAACACGTGAACTTCAGCGTATATATGGCAAGGAAGAGGGAAAGCAACTTTCATGA
- the LOC103433374 gene encoding WAT1-related protein At2g37460 — translation MSIVETMKAAKPFFAVVFLQFGLAGMDILSKAALNQGMSNYVLVVYRHVVATAVVAPFAVILDKKVRPKMTLSIFIKIMLLALLEPVLDQNLYFMGMKYTTATFAAAMCNILPALTFVMAWVLRLEKVNLKSIRSQSKLVGTVATVAGAMIMTLVKGPLLHLFWTRASHEQHTSAATSLQDSIKGSLMITVGCFCWACFMILQAITLKTYPAELSLSAWICALGTLEGTAVALVMERGNAAVWSIKWDTKLLAASYSGIFCSGLAYYIQGVVMKYRGPVFVTAFSPLSMVIVAVMSSFILREQMFLGRLLGAVVIIAGLYLVVWGKAKDYESPEKTIEDELTATKQAQDEKALEAITIAPSCK, via the exons GCTGCCAAGCCTTTCTTTGCTGTTGTTTTCTTGCAATTTGGGCTTGCCGGCATGGATATTCTCTCTAAGGCAGCACTAAACCAGGGGATGAGTAACTACGTGCTCGTTGTCTACCGCCACGTTGTTGCCACTGCTGTCGTTGCTCCTTTCGCCGTCATACTGGACAA AAAAGTGAGACCGAAGATGACGCTTTCGATCTTCATCAAGATAATGCTGCTCGCTTTGCTGGA GCCAGTTCTGGACCAAAATCTGTACTTTATGGGAATGAAGTACACAACAGCAACGTTTGCAGCAGCTATGTGCAATATTCTTCCCGCCCTTACTTTTGTAATGGCTTGGGTTCTTAG GCTTGAGAAAGTGAATTTGAAAAGCATCCGGAGCCAAAGTAAGTTGGTTGGAACTGTAGCAACCGTTGCAGGTGCCATGATCATGACCCTCGTAAAGGGTCCACTTTTGCATTTATTTTGGACCAGAGCTAGCCATGAACAGCATACAAGTGCCGCTACTAGCCTCCAAGATTCGATCAAGGGTTCCCTAATGATCACAGTCGGCTGCTTCTGCTGGGCTTGTTTCATGATTCTGCAG GCAATCACACTGAAAACGTACCCAGCTGAGCTCTCCCTTTCGGCTTGGATATGTGCGTTGGGCACACTGGAAGGAACTGCTGTAGCATTGGTGATGGAAAGGGGAAATGCTGCCGTCTGGTCGATAAAATGGGATACAAAATTATTGGCAGCTAGTTACAGT GGAATATTCTGTTCAGGACTAGCTTATTACATTCAAGGAGTAGTAATGAAATACAGAGGCCCTGTGTTTGTGACAGCATTCAGTCCCCTGAGCATGGTTATTGTTGCTGTCATGAGCTCCTTCATCCTGCGTGAGCAAATGTTTCTTGGAAG GCTGCTGGGTGCTGTGGTCATAATCGCAGGCCTATATCTCGTTGTCTGGGGTAAAGCCAAAGATTACGAGTCCCCGGAAAAAACAATCGAAGATGAATTAACGGCAACGAAGCAAGCACAAGATGAAAAAGCTCTTGAGGCCATCACAATCGCACCATCTTGCAAATGA